One part of the Microbacterium aurugineum genome encodes these proteins:
- a CDS encoding iron ABC transporter permease: MTGALRLDDAAATTKPAHPAPVVAPDEAEGRRPHALLTGIGALVALAVVLFAVACWHLTQGTSGAVFADPDVLWGSRVPRLAAGIAVGVALGVAGILLQSLARNALASPDTLGVTAGSYLAVTALAAFGIAVPVWASGAVAFAGGLVAAGIVLGLAGGAGSSTTRLILAGTALALAFQACTSTLLILFDEETKGLLAWGSGSLSQLGLTAFLQAAPVVVVVTGAALLLARRLDILALGDDTASSLGVPIRSTRAVGILLAVTLTAVSVTLAGPMGFVGLCAPVLARLLSRVVPSLNRHLLLIPAAGLLGAIVVILSDALLRAIIGAEAAILIPTGVATTLLGAIVLVLMARRLRDAGPTREPPRVRFGVRSRLRFRIALAVVVLGVVGVLLLGLLAGHTWLLTGDIALWLQGEAPPVIAFALDERAPRIVAALVAGGALALSGTIIQGVSRNPLADPSILGVTGGAGLGAVLVITSAVSSTAGMIAGAVAGALLAFALVYLLSWRGGLNADRFLLIGIGVSYFSVSLTTFFLLRSNPWDTPKIYTWLSGTTYGRVWDQVLPLALVLVIALPFVVMSRRELDVLALDEDTPRLVGIRLEPVRLTLLVVAAVLAALSVTAIGVIGFVGLVAPHAARALVGATHARVIPVAVLLGGLLVGVADTIGRTVIAPAQLPAGLVVALIGAPYFVWLLWRSRDA; encoded by the coding sequence GTGACGGGAGCCCTTCGCCTCGACGACGCGGCGGCGACGACGAAGCCGGCGCATCCGGCGCCCGTCGTCGCGCCCGACGAGGCGGAGGGACGCCGACCGCACGCTCTGCTCACGGGCATCGGGGCTCTCGTGGCCCTCGCCGTGGTGCTCTTCGCGGTGGCCTGCTGGCATCTCACCCAGGGCACGAGCGGTGCCGTGTTCGCCGACCCGGACGTGCTGTGGGGGTCGCGGGTGCCGCGCCTGGCCGCGGGCATCGCCGTGGGCGTGGCGCTGGGCGTGGCGGGCATCCTCCTCCAGTCGCTCGCTCGCAACGCCCTGGCCTCGCCGGACACCCTGGGCGTGACAGCCGGCTCGTACCTCGCGGTCACGGCGCTCGCGGCTTTCGGCATCGCGGTGCCGGTGTGGGCGTCGGGCGCCGTCGCGTTCGCCGGCGGCCTCGTCGCCGCGGGGATCGTGCTCGGACTCGCCGGCGGTGCGGGCTCGTCCACCACGCGGCTGATCCTCGCGGGGACGGCCCTCGCCCTCGCGTTCCAGGCCTGCACCTCGACCCTGCTCATCCTGTTCGACGAGGAGACGAAGGGTCTGCTCGCGTGGGGAAGCGGCAGCCTGTCCCAGCTCGGCCTGACCGCGTTCCTCCAGGCGGCCCCGGTCGTGGTCGTGGTGACCGGGGCGGCGCTGTTGCTGGCACGGCGGCTCGACATCCTGGCGCTCGGCGACGACACGGCATCGTCGCTGGGCGTGCCGATCCGCTCGACCCGGGCCGTCGGCATCCTGCTCGCCGTCACGCTCACCGCGGTGTCGGTGACGCTCGCGGGGCCGATGGGTTTCGTCGGACTGTGCGCGCCCGTGCTCGCCCGCCTGCTGTCGCGCGTCGTGCCGAGCCTGAACCGCCACCTGCTCTTGATCCCCGCCGCCGGGTTGCTCGGCGCGATCGTCGTGATCCTCTCGGATGCTCTGCTGCGAGCGATCATCGGGGCCGAGGCGGCGATCCTCATCCCGACCGGAGTCGCGACGACACTCCTCGGAGCGATCGTGCTGGTGCTCATGGCACGGCGTCTGCGCGACGCCGGTCCCACACGGGAGCCTCCGCGGGTGCGGTTCGGAGTGCGCAGCCGGCTGCGGTTCCGCATCGCCCTGGCCGTCGTGGTGCTCGGGGTGGTCGGGGTGCTGCTCCTCGGCCTGCTCGCCGGGCACACATGGCTGCTGACCGGCGACATCGCGCTGTGGCTGCAGGGCGAGGCGCCGCCGGTGATCGCCTTCGCGTTGGACGAACGCGCGCCGCGCATCGTGGCCGCGCTCGTCGCCGGTGGGGCGCTCGCGCTGTCCGGCACCATCATCCAGGGGGTGAGTCGGAACCCGCTGGCCGACCCGAGCATCCTCGGTGTCACGGGCGGTGCCGGACTCGGTGCCGTGCTCGTGATCACGAGCGCCGTCTCGTCCACTGCGGGCATGATCGCGGGCGCCGTCGCCGGGGCGCTGCTCGCCTTCGCCCTCGTCTATCTGCTGTCGTGGCGCGGCGGGTTGAACGCCGACCGGTTCCTGCTGATCGGCATCGGTGTCTCGTACTTCTCGGTCTCGCTCACGACGTTCTTCCTGCTGCGGTCGAACCCCTGGGACACCCCGAAGATCTACACCTGGCTTTCGGGCACGACGTACGGCCGGGTGTGGGATCAGGTGCTGCCCCTCGCGCTCGTGCTGGTGATCGCGCTGCCGTTCGTGGTGATGAGCCGTCGCGAGCTCGACGTGCTGGCCCTCGATGAGGACACCCCGAGGCTCGTCGGCATCCGCCTCGAGCCCGTGCGTCTGACGCTGCTGGTCGTGGCGGCGGTGCTCGCAGCGCTCAGCGTGACGGCGATCGGCGTGATCGGCTTCGTGGGACTCGTCGCCCCGCACGCGGCACGAGCGCTCGTCGGGGCCACGCACGCCAGGGTGATTCCCGTCGCCGTGCTGCTGGGAGGTCTGTTGGTGGGGGTCGCGGACACGATCGGGCGCACCGTCATCGCCCCCGCGCAACTTCCCGCTGGACTCGTGGTGGCGCTGATCGGAGCCCCGTACTTCGTCTGGCTGCTCTGGCGCTCGCGCGACGCGTAG
- a CDS encoding ABC transporter substrate-binding protein, whose protein sequence is MKKKSLALIALGGVLVMALAGCGTTQAPTAVDPDASGSTSAGCGDDTTATSTGAVSVTDDLGRTVELDKPAERIAVLEWQQIEDALSLCITPVAVADAEGYSTWVTAEELPKGVTDVGTRQEPNLETLFGTEPDLVIVEVSAADDPIVSQLEAYDVPVLATVGADAADPIAKMLGTLDLIAQVTGREERAAVVADEFQEHLDAASAELADLDLPTKEFVFFDGWVDGGNVALRPFGQGSLVGEIGEKLGLENAWTGEVDPTYGLGQTDLEGMTTVGDASLFYTGTEDPESESFIDALQGNPAWTSLPAVADDRLTAFPAGIWTFGGPRSTQQIIDGYVEVLSK, encoded by the coding sequence ATGAAGAAGAAGTCCCTCGCCCTGATCGCCCTCGGTGGCGTGCTCGTGATGGCCCTCGCCGGCTGTGGCACGACCCAGGCTCCCACCGCCGTCGACCCCGACGCCTCGGGCTCGACGAGTGCGGGCTGCGGCGACGACACCACCGCGACTTCGACCGGTGCCGTCTCCGTCACGGACGACCTCGGTCGCACGGTCGAGCTCGACAAGCCCGCCGAGCGGATCGCGGTGCTGGAGTGGCAGCAGATCGAGGATGCGCTGTCGCTGTGCATCACGCCGGTCGCGGTCGCCGACGCCGAGGGATACAGCACGTGGGTCACCGCGGAAGAGCTCCCGAAGGGCGTGACCGACGTCGGCACCCGGCAGGAGCCGAACCTGGAGACGCTGTTCGGCACCGAGCCCGACCTCGTGATCGTCGAGGTCAGCGCCGCGGACGACCCCATCGTCTCCCAGCTCGAGGCCTACGACGTGCCGGTGCTCGCGACCGTCGGTGCGGATGCCGCCGACCCCATCGCGAAGATGCTCGGAACGCTCGACCTCATCGCCCAGGTGACCGGACGCGAAGAGCGCGCTGCGGTGGTCGCCGACGAGTTCCAGGAGCACCTCGACGCGGCCTCGGCCGAACTCGCCGATCTGGATCTGCCCACGAAGGAGTTCGTGTTCTTCGACGGCTGGGTCGACGGCGGCAACGTCGCTCTGCGCCCGTTCGGCCAGGGCTCGCTGGTGGGTGAGATCGGCGAGAAGCTCGGTCTCGAGAACGCGTGGACCGGCGAGGTCGACCCCACCTACGGCCTCGGACAGACCGATCTCGAAGGCATGACCACGGTCGGCGACGCCAGCCTGTTCTACACGGGCACGGAGGACCCCGAGTCGGAGAGCTTCATCGACGCTCTGCAGGGCAACCCGGCCTGGACCTCGCTGCCCGCCGTCGCCGATGACCGCCTCACCGCGTTCCCCGCCGGGATCTGGACGTTCGGCGGACCGCGCTCGACCCAGCAGATCATCGACGGCTACGTCGAGGTGCTCTCGAAGTGA
- a CDS encoding ABC transporter ATP-binding protein: MTTQTHALQGESLVLGYGRARVVHDVSLCLAPGRVTALIGPNGSGKSTVLRALARLHRIEAGSVRIGGDETRDAAALSAKEFAKTVAMLSQSRPHPSGIEVSDVVAYGRHPHRGRFSGVSDADRTAVARALELTGLTAMAARPVDQLSGGELQRVWLATALAQETGVLLLDEPTNHLDLRYQVETLDLVRELADDHGTALGVVLHDLDHAASVADDVVLLHAGRVHAAGTPAEVLTGENLSTVYGLHIDTEIDEETGLVRVLPRGRHHRRHRTPAAS, from the coding sequence ATGACGACGCAGACCCACGCCCTGCAGGGCGAATCCCTCGTGCTCGGATACGGCCGTGCCCGGGTGGTGCACGATGTCTCGCTGTGCCTCGCCCCCGGAAGGGTGACAGCTCTCATCGGCCCCAACGGCAGCGGCAAGTCGACCGTCCTGCGCGCGCTCGCCCGCCTGCACCGCATCGAGGCGGGGAGTGTGCGCATCGGCGGTGACGAGACGCGCGACGCCGCCGCCCTTTCGGCGAAGGAGTTCGCGAAGACTGTCGCGATGCTCTCGCAATCGCGGCCGCATCCCTCCGGCATCGAGGTCTCCGACGTCGTGGCGTACGGCCGTCACCCGCACCGGGGTCGCTTCTCCGGTGTCAGCGACGCCGACCGCACCGCCGTCGCGCGGGCGCTCGAGCTGACCGGACTCACCGCCATGGCTGCCCGTCCCGTCGACCAGCTCTCGGGCGGCGAACTGCAGCGCGTGTGGCTGGCGACCGCGCTGGCGCAGGAGACCGGCGTGCTGCTGCTCGACGAGCCGACGAACCACCTCGACCTGCGCTATCAGGTGGAGACGCTCGACCTGGTGCGCGAGCTCGCCGACGACCACGGCACCGCCCTCGGTGTCGTGCTGCACGACCTCGACCACGCGGCATCCGTCGCCGACGACGTCGTGCTGCTGCACGCGGGACGAGTGCACGCGGCCGGCACCCCCGCCGAGGTGCTGACCGGCGAGAACCTCTCCACCGTCTACGGCTTGCACATCGACACCGAGATCGATGAGGAGACCGGCCTCGTGCGGGTGCTCCCACGAGGTCGGCACCACCGCCGGCACCGCACCCCCGCGGCATCCTGA
- a CDS encoding siderophore-interacting protein: protein MSAETTTTERPTYILTRAEVRAVVRVSPSFVRVTFGGDDLFEFGTPGEVFDSRIKLVFPPASGILPELDRASDNWWQAFLAVPEEERGSMRTYSVRDLRVDDETGTEVDVDFVLHLEPGLTGPASLWADQAAVGQELYLVGPRRGLGVDTHGGAEFHPGRAPSVVLAGDETAAPAIARILEDAPRGLRGVAFIEVPTPADVLRIDAPTGVEVHWLPRDAGEPHGLHLIPAVLGYLGDADASDEIRVKDIDGEDLLWETPAYSGLGEEIAAADAPAERYFWIAGESGVVTTLRRHLVKDLGIDRGQVAFMGYWRRGVAMRG from the coding sequence ATGTCCGCTGAGACGACCACGACCGAGCGTCCGACCTACATCCTCACCCGCGCCGAGGTGCGCGCCGTGGTCCGGGTCTCGCCCTCGTTCGTGCGGGTGACCTTCGGCGGGGACGACCTGTTCGAGTTCGGGACCCCGGGCGAGGTGTTCGACAGCCGCATCAAGCTGGTCTTCCCGCCGGCATCCGGGATACTGCCCGAGCTCGACCGCGCATCGGACAACTGGTGGCAGGCGTTCCTGGCGGTGCCGGAGGAGGAGCGCGGCTCGATGCGCACCTACTCGGTGCGGGACCTCCGGGTCGACGACGAGACCGGGACCGAGGTCGACGTCGACTTCGTGCTGCACCTCGAGCCGGGGCTGACCGGCCCCGCGTCGCTGTGGGCGGACCAGGCCGCGGTCGGGCAGGAGCTGTACCTCGTCGGACCGCGTCGCGGCCTCGGCGTCGATACGCACGGCGGCGCCGAGTTCCACCCCGGACGCGCTCCTTCGGTCGTGCTCGCGGGGGATGAGACGGCGGCCCCGGCGATCGCCCGCATCCTGGAGGACGCCCCTCGCGGGCTGCGCGGTGTCGCCTTCATCGAGGTGCCGACTCCGGCCGACGTGCTGCGCATCGATGCGCCGACCGGTGTCGAGGTGCACTGGCTGCCGCGCGACGCCGGTGAGCCGCACGGTCTGCACCTGATCCCTGCGGTCCTCGGCTACCTCGGCGACGCCGACGCTTCGGACGAGATCCGCGTGAAGGACATCGACGGCGAGGACCTGCTGTGGGAGACGCCGGCGTACTCCGGCCTCGGTGAGGAGATCGCCGCCGCCGATGCCCCGGCTGAGCGCTACTTCTGGATCGCGGGGGAGAGCGGCGTGGTCACCACCCTGCGCCGACACCTCGTGAAGGACCTCGGCATCGACCGCGGGCAGGTGGCCTTCATGGGCTACTGGCGCCGCGGTGTCGCGATGCGGGGCTGA
- a CDS encoding ABC transporter ATP-binding protein, translating to MTVSHSLSAEGVTLAYGDRTVIDGLDLQIAPGRITAIVGANGCGKSTLLRSLARLLSPAEGQIVLDGASVHSRPTKEVARILGLLPQSPIAPEGIAVADLVGRGRHPHQKMLARWSAHDYEVVADALDATGISDLADRSVDELSGGQRQRVWIAMALAQETDILLLDEPTTFLDVAHQVEVLDLLTDLSVSRGTTIVMVLHDLNLAARYADELVAMKDGRVHAAGAPQEVVTADLVEEVFGLANQITIDPVSGTPMVTPIGRHHVR from the coding sequence ATGACCGTCTCGCACAGCCTGTCGGCCGAGGGGGTGACGCTCGCGTACGGCGACCGCACCGTCATCGACGGCCTCGACCTGCAGATCGCTCCCGGACGCATCACCGCGATCGTGGGCGCGAACGGCTGCGGCAAGTCGACGCTGCTGCGCTCGCTGGCCCGCCTGCTCTCGCCGGCCGAGGGGCAGATCGTGCTCGACGGCGCCTCGGTGCATTCGCGCCCGACCAAGGAGGTCGCGCGGATCCTCGGTCTCCTGCCGCAATCGCCCATCGCGCCCGAGGGGATCGCGGTCGCCGACCTGGTCGGACGAGGGCGACACCCGCACCAGAAGATGCTCGCGCGGTGGAGCGCGCACGACTACGAGGTCGTGGCGGACGCGCTCGATGCGACCGGCATCTCCGATCTGGCCGACCGCAGCGTGGACGAGCTCTCGGGCGGACAGCGGCAGCGCGTCTGGATCGCGATGGCTCTCGCGCAGGAGACGGACATCCTGCTGCTCGACGAGCCGACCACGTTCCTGGACGTCGCGCACCAGGTCGAGGTGCTGGACCTGCTGACCGACCTGAGCGTGTCACGCGGCACGACCATCGTCATGGTGCTGCACGACCTCAACCTCGCCGCCCGCTACGCCGACGAACTGGTCGCCATGAAGGACGGCAGGGTGCATGCAGCGGGAGCCCCGCAGGAGGTCGTCACCGCCGACCTCGTCGAAGAGGTCTTCGGCCTCGCCAATCAGATCACCATCGACCCGGTCTCCGGTACGCCGATGGTCACACCCATCGGGAGGCATCATGTCCGCTGA
- a CDS encoding FecCD family ABC transporter permease, whose product MTTTEHTEHTLARDEESASARIARIVAGRRSRHRRHATATIVLGVLVFALFAIALMVGNTFYTPDEVIRVILGESVPGASFTVGDLRLPRALLAVLTGIAFGMAGVCFQTMLRNPLASPDIIGISNGAGAAAVFGIIVLSVNGPVVSALALAGAVLTALAIYLLSIKGGFAGTRLILIGIGVAAMLQSVISYLLSRAANWDIQTAMQWLTGSLNNASWERVLPMAIAAVIIVPLMLSQGRALGTLRLGDDSAAGLGVRVGATRLLLILGAVALLAFATAATGPIAFVAFMAGPIAARITGPGANLLLPSAFVGAVLVLAGDLIGQFAFGTRYPVGVITGVVGAPYLIYLLIRTNRSGGSL is encoded by the coding sequence GTGACCACGACCGAGCACACGGAACACACCCTCGCCCGCGACGAGGAGTCCGCATCCGCGCGGATCGCCCGGATCGTCGCAGGGCGTCGCTCGCGCCACCGTCGCCACGCGACGGCCACGATCGTCCTCGGAGTCCTGGTCTTCGCCCTCTTCGCGATCGCTCTGATGGTGGGCAACACGTTCTACACACCGGACGAGGTGATCCGCGTGATCCTCGGTGAGAGCGTGCCCGGCGCCTCCTTCACCGTCGGCGACCTGCGGCTGCCGCGGGCGTTGCTCGCCGTCCTCACCGGGATCGCGTTCGGCATGGCGGGCGTCTGCTTCCAGACGATGCTGCGCAATCCGCTCGCCTCGCCCGACATCATCGGCATCTCGAACGGTGCCGGCGCCGCGGCCGTGTTCGGCATCATCGTGCTGTCGGTCAACGGCCCGGTCGTCTCCGCGCTCGCCCTGGCCGGCGCGGTGCTCACGGCCCTGGCGATCTATCTGCTCTCGATCAAGGGCGGCTTCGCCGGCACCCGCTTGATCCTGATCGGCATCGGCGTCGCGGCGATGCTGCAGAGCGTCATCTCGTACCTGCTCTCCCGTGCGGCGAACTGGGACATCCAGACCGCGATGCAGTGGCTGACGGGAAGCCTCAACAACGCGTCCTGGGAGCGGGTGCTGCCGATGGCGATCGCCGCGGTGATCATCGTGCCGCTGATGCTGTCGCAGGGTCGCGCGCTGGGGACTCTCCGGCTCGGTGACGACTCCGCTGCCGGACTCGGTGTCCGCGTCGGCGCCACACGCCTGCTGCTCATCCTCGGCGCGGTCGCGCTGCTCGCGTTCGCGACCGCGGCCACCGGCCCCATCGCCTTCGTCGCGTTCATGGCGGGACCCATCGCCGCCCGCATCACCGGGCCCGGGGCGAACCTGCTCCTGCCGTCGGCCTTCGTCGGTGCCGTGCTCGTGCTCGCCGGCGACCTGATCGGCCAGTTCGCCTTCGGCACCCGCTATCCCGTCGGCGTCATCACCGGCGTGGTCGGCGCGCCGTACCTGATCTATCTGCTCATCCGCACCAACCGCTCCGGGGGTTCGCTATGA
- a CDS encoding FecCD family ABC transporter permease, with protein MTSATVLAPGAADLRRPALARTLWLLLGVVVLLVLSVMSIAFGVRAVSFDDIVAALTGHTDTIAEAAIVKRIPRTVLALLVGAALALSGATMQAVTRNPIADPGILGVSNGASLAVVCGIAFFGLADPYGQMTFAIVGAGAAAVFVYTVGSLGRGGATPLKLALAGAATSAAFASLISAIMLPRVDLLQTFQSWQIGGVGGAEWPRIAITAPVLALGALICFLSARGMNSLALGDDMAKGLGEHVLRTRMISALGAVILAGAATAIAGPIGFVGLVIPHMCRLLVGTDHRWLLPFSAIAGAALLTASDIVGRVIAPSSEEIQVGIITAIIGAPFFIWIVRRQKVREL; from the coding sequence GTGACCTCAGCGACCGTCCTCGCGCCGGGTGCCGCAGACCTGCGGCGCCCGGCGCTGGCGCGAACCCTGTGGCTCCTCCTCGGGGTGGTCGTGCTCCTGGTGCTCAGCGTCATGTCGATCGCCTTCGGCGTGCGCGCGGTCTCGTTCGACGACATCGTCGCCGCTCTCACCGGTCACACCGACACGATCGCCGAGGCCGCGATCGTCAAGCGCATCCCCCGCACGGTCCTCGCGCTCCTCGTCGGCGCGGCACTCGCGCTCTCCGGAGCCACCATGCAGGCGGTCACGCGGAACCCCATCGCCGACCCCGGCATCCTCGGTGTCTCGAACGGCGCCTCGCTCGCCGTGGTGTGCGGCATCGCGTTCTTCGGTCTCGCCGACCCCTACGGGCAGATGACCTTCGCGATCGTGGGCGCCGGTGCCGCCGCCGTCTTCGTGTACACCGTCGGATCCCTCGGGCGCGGAGGCGCGACGCCGCTCAAGCTCGCGCTCGCCGGGGCCGCCACCTCGGCCGCCTTCGCCTCGCTGATCAGCGCGATCATGCTGCCGCGCGTCGACCTGCTGCAGACGTTCCAGTCGTGGCAGATCGGCGGTGTCGGTGGGGCGGAGTGGCCGCGGATCGCGATCACCGCCCCCGTCCTCGCGCTCGGCGCCCTGATCTGCTTCCTGAGTGCGCGCGGCATGAACTCGCTCGCCCTCGGCGACGACATGGCGAAGGGACTCGGCGAACATGTGCTCCGCACCCGCATGATCTCAGCGCTGGGTGCGGTGATCCTCGCGGGTGCCGCGACCGCGATCGCCGGACCCATCGGGTTCGTCGGCCTCGTGATCCCGCACATGTGCCGGCTCCTGGTCGGCACCGACCACCGGTGGCTGCTCCCGTTCTCGGCCATCGCCGGTGCCGCACTCCTGACGGCGAGCGACATCGTCGGTCGCGTGATCGCTCCCTCCTCCGAGGAGATCCAGGTGGGCATCATCACCGCCATCATCGGAGCCCCGTTCTTCATCTGGATCGTCCGTCGTCAGAAGGTGCGTGAGCTGTGA